TTGCTTCATAGAGCAAGTCTTTCTTTATATTCCGGATGCATGCCCAATAGTACAGCAGCTTTTTGGGGTTTACAACCCTGAAGTTCCTTGGGTTTACCCTTATTGCATTCATCCTTCTGAGGCTTATCAGGCTATGATTGACAAGAGAGAGGGAAACCCCCAGCTTTTCTGCTATCGCTCTCTGCGTCAAGCTTGTTCTCTTCTGCTCCATGCTTTGGTAGAGGATTTCCCTCCATACTTCTTCTATCCTTTTCATAGTTCAATGGCATATATTTAGACTATTTAAATCTTTCTATGATTATAGAAAATAATATAAATAGATATATACAAGATAGAACATAAACACAAAGAAACGTTTAAAAACAGTAGCTTATCTCCTCTTACCATGGCACGGCTGAGAAAGGCAGTTTCCTACAGAAGGATTGAAAGGCCCTATACAAGGGTTTCCAAATACCGGGAGAAAGGCTATATCAGGGCAAACCCGCACAGGAAGATAGTACGGTATGTGATGGGCGCTGCAAGCAAGAAATTTCCTTATGTCCTTGAGCTGCGCTCCAAGTCAGAACTGCAGATACGGGATAATTCAATAGAGGCTGCAAGGCAGAGCTCCAACAGGCTGCTGGAGAAGGTTGTAGGCCCCAGTAACTATATATTGCGGATCCGGGTGTTTCCGCACCATATCCTGAGGGAAAATCCATTGGCAGCAGGAGCAGGAGCAGACCGATTTTCAACAGGAATGGCGCACAGCTTCGGAAAGCCGATCGGCTCAGCTGCCCAGATACGGAAAGGCCAGGTCATTGCAGAGATTCACACCGTGAAAGAGCATATCGGGAACTGCCGGACTGCAATGAAAAGGATTACCAACAAGATTCCTCCAGGCTGCTCAATAGTCGTCAGAGAGAATATATAACAATGGCTGCATTGACCGAGATTCTTCAGAACCCTTATGTTACTGCTCTTGCCATCTTTCTTGGATTCTTCATCGGAGCAAAGATTGTCCATT
Above is a window of Candidatus Nanoarchaeia archaeon DNA encoding:
- a CDS encoding 50S ribosomal protein L16, whose product is MARLRKAVSYRRIERPYTRVSKYREKGYIRANPHRKIVRYVMGAASKKFPYVLELRSKSELQIRDNSIEAARQSSNRLLEKVVGPSNYILRIRVFPHHILRENPLAAGAGADRFSTGMAHSFGKPIGSAAQIRKGQVIAEIHTVKEHIGNCRTAMKRITNKIPPGCSIVVRENI